In Chitinibacter sp. SCUT-21, a single genomic region encodes these proteins:
- a CDS encoding ParB/RepB/Spo0J family partition protein yields MVSKKFKGLGRGLDALMGEPALGDELKTLGVEQLQPGKYQPRTLMNEEALEELANSIRAQGLMQPILVREIGLDRFEIIAGERRWRAAQRAGLSEIPALVREIADEAALAMALIENIQRENLNPLEEAIGIQRLVDEFGLTQEAAAQALGKSRSAVANLLRLLNLQAEVRELLMAGDLDMGHARALLPLAEGAQLEAARLVVLKAMSVREVENLVKKMLAEPQIKPEPQVDPKIIAHQQNLSNRLGTKVQIQASKKGQGKITIEFANQAQLEALLARM; encoded by the coding sequence ATGGTGAGTAAGAAATTCAAAGGCTTGGGCCGTGGTCTGGACGCGCTAATGGGCGAGCCAGCACTCGGTGATGAACTGAAAACCCTAGGTGTTGAACAATTACAGCCGGGCAAATATCAGCCGCGGACCTTGATGAATGAAGAGGCGCTGGAAGAGTTGGCGAACTCAATCCGCGCGCAAGGTTTGATGCAGCCCATTTTGGTGCGAGAAATCGGTTTAGATCGCTTTGAGATTATCGCTGGTGAGCGCCGCTGGCGCGCAGCGCAACGCGCAGGTTTGAGTGAAATCCCCGCTTTGGTGCGTGAAATTGCCGACGAAGCGGCGCTGGCGATGGCGCTGATCGAAAATATTCAACGCGAAAATCTCAATCCACTGGAAGAAGCGATCGGCATTCAACGCTTGGTCGACGAGTTTGGTTTGACGCAAGAGGCCGCAGCGCAAGCACTGGGTAAATCGCGTTCTGCGGTTGCTAATTTATTGCGCCTGCTGAATTTGCAAGCTGAAGTGCGCGAGCTGCTGATGGCTGGAGATTTGGATATGGGGCACGCACGTGCCTTGCTGCCGTTGGCCGAAGGAGCGCAGCTTGAGGCGGCCCGCTTGGTCGTGCTCAAGGCCATGTCAGTGCGTGAGGTGGAAAACCTCGTTAAGAAAATGCTGGCCGAACCACAGATTAAGCCCGAGCCGCAGGTTGATCCAAAAATAATCGCGCATCAGCAGAACCTTTCGAATCGTCTGGGGACCAAGGTTCAGATTCAAGCGAGCAAGAAAGGGCAGGGCAAAATCACGATTGAGTTTGCCAATCAGGCACAACTCGAAGCTTTGCTCGCCAGAATGTAA